The following nucleotide sequence is from Treponema pectinovorum.
ATAAGGTAAAAATCGTCTTCGTAAGATAAGCAAAACGATTCTCCAAGCGTTTTTGTTACAAGTTTTTTGTCTTGCTCGCCGCTTCCTGTTTTTATCGAATAAGGACAGGAAACTTTTATCCAACCGCTAGCCCTTTCGTAGCGATTGTTGTAAAAGACGAGGGAAGCTTCCCCTTGCAAGCGATTTGAATATGCAAACACATTTTCGTTTACGCCTTGCTCATTTCTTAAATCGTAAAAAAGGAAGTCTTCCACACCTGCAAAAAGCCTTCTGTTTTTTAAAAGTGGGAAAATTTCTCTTTTGTGACGCTCAATCAGATATTCATCTGGATTTTCATCTCTGTACGAGCGCGTGTATTCCATTCCGTATTTTTCTTCAAATCCTTCAATTTGCCCGTGTCCAAACATCGGTAAGCCTGGCATTGTAGACATCAAAGTGCAAACCCCAAAGTATTTGTCGCCTTTTCCAAATTGAGCTACTGCTGTTTCTTCGTCCGGATTATTCATAAAATTTACGTAGCGTTTTAGGATTTGCGGATCGAACGAAATCGTATTTTTTACAGTTTGTCTGTATTTGTAGTTTTCTTCTTTTTTGAGCATATTCATGAATGCGCTGTTGTAAACTCTGTGCATCCCAAGCGTTCTTGTAAAATAGCCTTCCATCATCCAAAATGCTTCTGCTAAAAGCAAAGTATCTGGCACTTCTTTTGCTATTGTGTTTACAACTTCTCGCCAAAATTCTTCTGGAATGCGCTCATCAAATTCCTTTGCCGAAAGGGCAAATTCGCTTCGTGTTGCAATATCTCCACCTTTTCCAGTTTCTGGATACCAAAGCCGTTTTATGTGCTTTTTTGCCAGAACCATTGCAGCGTCAAACCTTATTATAGGAAAATTTTTCGCAACTTTTACTATCTCTTGAATTACAGCCTGCCTGGTTTCTGGATTTAAAAAATCTAATTGAGCGGTGTCGTTCCAAGGCATTCCTGTTCCGTCGTTTCCGTGGTAGATGTAGGTTTCTCTGCCTGTTGAACAATCGACTCGCTTAAAGCAGACCGCGCAGTCGGTTTTTGAATAATAGTGATCTTCAAGATAAACTGCGACCCTGCCATCTCTGCTTAAATTTGGACCATTGAATGTATATTGTGGAAATGGATTGTCGTTTCGCTGAATAAAAAGAGAAGGGCGTTCTACAACCCATTTTGCGTCGATTCCTGTGTGGTTTGGAACCATGTCGCTTGCAAGCCTTATTCCGCGTTTTGAAAGCCTGTGTCTAAGGTTTTCAAGTGCAGACCATCCGCCTAATTCCCCTGCAATTTCGTAGTCGTAAAGTGAATATGCACTCGCAGCAGCTTCTGGGTTTCCGCAAAGTTGCTTTATGGTGCGGCTTGCATTTGAGCGCTCCCAAAGACCTATGAGCCACAAACCTGTAAATCCGCGCTCCCTTAATAAATCGAGTTCTTCATCTGGAATTTGATCCAAACGCGTAATCTGCCTGTTATATTTTTTTGAAAGCTGAAAAAGCCAAACCAAAACAGTCTTTGCCATTAAAACCACGCGAGGCATCCATTCTTTATCTGTGCTAAAACCTTCGTATTCTCGCAAAAGATAGTCGTAATTTGGTGGAGAATAATCTGCTGAACCGGCATTTGTTGGTTGCCATTTTGCTTTCCATTCTTCTGATAAAAAATCCGTTGCGCTCAAAAGTTTTTGTATAAAAAAGTCTTCTTCATCTCCGTCGCCAGCAAGAAAAAGATCTGCCCAATGTAGTCGCACATAGTTTAACTGTTCGCGTAGGTCATTTGGAGCAAAATTTATTGGCTCTTTTAAAAATGTCATTAAATCGTGACCATAATTG
It contains:
- a CDS encoding alpha-amylase family glycosyl hydrolase, with amino-acid sequence MDFSYNEFHISKKIRDICGFSETIFSSSGNVIFSNIAQARIFQAQFNKNYKDSTKQLSAAELNAMGLLDEIFHLACYAYRRKKYPNAFKELLDELDKNFGRKKVDSLLTDFCTEFPPVAVYKGECSIQDFLATQMVERKTKRIRSNREQVLEELMILRLDRENPAFKNFYVLFDDSSLKQNPIYDSFYSLLKAFFKKLPYWGNYGHDLMTFLKEPINFAPNDLREQLNYVRLHWADLFLAGDGDEEDFFIQKLLSATDFLSEEWKAKWQPTNAGSADYSPPNYDYLLREYEGFSTDKEWMPRVVLMAKTVLVWLFQLSKKYNRQITRLDQIPDEELDLLRERGFTGLWLIGLWERSNASRTIKQLCGNPEAAASAYSLYDYEIAGELGGWSALENLRHRLSKRGIRLASDMVPNHTGIDAKWVVERPSLFIQRNDNPFPQYTFNGPNLSRDGRVAVYLEDHYYSKTDCAVCFKRVDCSTGRETYIYHGNDGTGMPWNDTAQLDFLNPETRQAVIQEIVKVAKNFPIIRFDAAMVLAKKHIKRLWYPETGKGGDIATRSEFALSAKEFDERIPEEFWREVVNTIAKEVPDTLLLAEAFWMMEGYFTRTLGMHRVYNSAFMNMLKKEENYKYRQTVKNTISFDPQILKRYVNFMNNPDEETAVAQFGKGDKYFGVCTLMSTMPGLPMFGHGQIEGFEEKYGMEYTRSYRDENPDEYLIERHKREIFPLLKNRRLFAGVEDFLFYDLRNEQGVNENVFAYSNRLQGEASLVFYNNRYERASGWIKVSCPYSIKTGSGEQDKKLVTKTLGESFCLSYEDDFYLIMQEQRSNFWYIRKSCEILNDGLFVFLDGFQSQVFLNISQKKDEDGHLKEVYEFLNGSGTPDLEITWQEIHYKAAYDEFNKFLDLYFALFENLKTGGKISSKEKTEIQTTLENFYKEANKFAQEIEGKKLSEKTKNRSSKSADKKKAKPRLAIKMIATPKFNLGTQKKFLDSKMYETLFVQKLYKLLEPLAKKDFAQKLGLERKIAEKIEKSGFAKDFTEYSAQKISEFIKKAFIFAQVRCDSLKLAELLMDSPESSYLAGTNFFDGIKWFNKECTEDSIKMAQEIFMLSSTKKSEPKIKSVFKKLDNAQKNSNYKCQEFLKLAGKKTTKSEK